AGTGGCGCACCGACGCGGCCCGCCTCCACCGGGTGCTGGACGCCCTCGGAGTCCGCCGGGCCCCCGATCCCACGGCGGCCGCCCACGCGGGCGGGCCCACCCTGGCCCGCGTCCTGGACCATCTGACCGACACGGTGCTCCCGGCCGACGGCCGTCTCGCGGCGGACACCCTCCGCCCGGCGCCCGCACCCGCGTCGGCGGACGGCTCCCCCGCGCTGCCGCTGACGGAGGCCCCCGGCGCGCCTTCCGGCACCGAATCAGCCGACGAGGACACCGCCGACGCCGCTGCCCGCTCCACTGCCCGCTCCGCTGCCGGTTCCGCTCCCGGGACCGTCCCGCCGGCGGACGCGGCCACGCGTCCCGAGGCCGGTCCCGACGGTGACGAGCCGCCTGCCTCCAACCCGCGCAGCGCCGCCCTCGCCGCACGCATCGGCGCCGAGGTCGGCAAGGAGGAGGCGGCTACCGGGGACGCGGCTCCCGTCGGCCCTCCGGCGTCCGGGCAGGGGCCCGACGCGGCCCTCTGGGACGACGACGCGCTCCCCCTGTTCCCCCTCCAGCCGCCGCGCACCGACCGGGAGCTCCTCGCCGACCACGTCACGGCGATGGTGTGCTGCGCGGCCATGGACACCGTCGGCGCGACCCCGGGTCTGGACTGGCTGGACGGCCCGACCCTCCTGGTCGACGGCGAGCGCGTGGCGGACCTCGCTCCCCGGGTCCTCAGCCTCGTCGAGGACGGCGACGCGGTCCCGCTGCGGACCTGGCTGGTGGAGCTGGGGATACGCCCCGAGAAGCCGGTGCGGCTGGGCTGAGCGCGGCGAGGCGCGCAGCGCACCGCCCGGCAGGACCACACCGGAGCCGGAGCACCGTCTTCCACTTTCGGCCAATCCGCAACGAATCGTGACTGTCTGCGCGCGTTATGTGATGTGCTGGGATCGAACGAGCCCATGGCAAGGGCGCGGGACATAGGACAAGCCGCGCGGGGGCGGGCGGCGGACGACGAGCGGCGGTGGGCTGACCGGCGGCGGGCTGCCGACCTCCGCCGAGCACCCGGCGACGCGCACCGCGCTCAGGTACGCAAGAGCCCACCAGTAGCAGCCAGAGCCGCCAGAGCCGCCAAGAGCCGTCACGAGTCACCACGAGCCATCACGAGCCATCACGGGGCACAGGGGAGGGGAGCACCATGGGACCCGGACCAGGACCGAAGCACACCCGCCGATGGGAGTCGGGGGCGCTGGCCCACGCCGTCACGGACCCCTTCGGCCAGGGCCCCGTCCCCTGGCTGCGCGGCAGCGAGACGTACTTCGACGACACCGGTCAGGTCGTCCCCTGGTACCTGGACCCGAACCCGGTCCCCGGCGCAGCACAGGGCGCCGACGGTCCCCGCATCCCCGCCCCGCGCAGCGCGCCCGGCTCCGGCACTCCCCGGTCCGCCGACGACGTCCGCCGACAGATCAAGGGGTTCGTCTCCACGGGCGCGGTCGCCCCGGGCGAGGCAGTCGACTTCCACGTCACCGTCGACCCGCCCCAGGAGTTCAGCGTCGACGTCTACCGCATCGGCCACTACGACGGCGAGGGCGCGGCCAAGATCACCACCAGTCCGCGTCTCTCCGGGATCGTCCAGCCTCCGCCGCTGACCGCCGACCGCACGGTCTCCTGCCATCACTGGTGGCTCTCCTGGCGGCTGCAGGTCCCGTCGTACTGGAACGTCGGCGCGTACGTCGCCGTCCTCACCACCGTCGACGGCTACCGGTCGCACGTGCCCTTCACGGTCCGCGACCATCGTCCCGCCGACCTGCTCCTCGTGCTCCCCGACGTCACCTGGCAGGCCTACAACCTGTATCCCGAGGACGGCCGCACCGGCGCCAGCCTCTACCACGCGTGGGACGACGACGGGCGGCTCCTCGGCGAGGCCGACGCGGCGACCACGGTCTCCTTCGACCGTCCGTACGCCGGCGCGGGCCTTCCGCTGCACGTCGGCCACGCCTACGACTTCATCCGCTGGGCGGAGCGTTACGGCTACGACGTCGCCTACGCCGACGCCCGCGACCTGCACGTCGGCGCAGTCGATCCCACCCGCTACCGCGGCCTGGTCTTCCCCGGACACGACGAGTACTGGTCGACGCGTATGCGCCGCACCGTGGAGCTCGCCCGCGACAGCGGCACCTCGCTGGTCTTCCTCTCCGCCAACTCCCTCTACTGGCAGGTCGAGTTGGGCCCGTCGCCGTCGGGCGTCCCGGGCCGTCTGCTCACCTGCCGCAAACGCCGGGGGCCCGGGCGGCCCGTGCTGTGGCGTGAGATCGATCGGGCCGAGCAGCAGCTGATCGGCATCCAGTACGCGGGGCGGGTGCCCGAGCCGCACCCGCTGATCGTCCGCAACGCCGGACACTGGCTGTGGGAGGCGACCGGAGCGGTCGAGGGCGACGGCATCGAGCACCTGGTCGCAGGAGAGGCCGACCGCTACTTCCCGCGGACCGCGCTGCCGCCCCACGAGGAGCGCATCCTCCTCGCCCACTCCCCGTACAGCGACAGTCAGGGCGTCTCGCGCCACCAGGAGACCTCCCTCTACCGGGCCCCCTCCGGCGCCCTGGTCTTCGCCTCCGGCACCTTTGCCTGGTCCCCGGCCCTGGACCGCCCCGGCCACGCGGATCCCCGCATCCAGCGGGCCACCGCCAACCTCCTGGACCGCATCTGCAAGCGCGACTGACATCCGTGAGGCCCGCTCGCCCACACCGGTGTCCCCGCTCGCCCCACCCCGCTGTCCTCGGCCGATCCCGATGTACGGGACAATCGGCCCACTGAGACAGAACCACGGGGAGGAACCGTGTCCGGATTCGTAGAAAAGCCCGAGCCCCTCCAGGTGCCGGGCCTGGTGCATCTGCACACCGGCAAGGTGCGCGAGCTGTACCAGAACGAGGCGGGCGACCTCGTGATGGTCGCCAGTGACCGAACGTCGGCCTTCGACTGGGTGCTGCCGACCGAGATCCCCGACAAGGGCCGCATCCTGACCCAGCTCTCCCTGTGGTGGTTCGACCAGCTCGCCGACCTGGTCCCGAACCACGTCCTCAGCACGCAACTGCCCGGCGGCGCCCCCGCCGACTGGGCCGGTCGCACCCTGGTCTGCAAGTCGCTGCGGATGGTCCCCGTCGAGTGCGTGGCCCGCGGCTACCTCACCGGCTCGGGCCTCGTCGAGTACAAGGAGTCCCGCACGGTCTGCGGGCTCGCCCTCCCCGAGGGCCTGGTCGACGGCAGCGAACTGCCCGCCCCGATCTTCACCCCGGCCACCAAGGCGGCCGTCGGCGAGCACGACGAGAACGTCTCCTACGAGGAGGTGGCCCGTCAGGTCGGCGCCGACACCGCCGCCCAGCTCCGCCAGGCGACCCTCGCCGTCTACGGCCGCGCCCGCGACATCGCCCGGGACCGGGGCGTCATCCTCGCCGACACCAAGTTCGAGTTCGGCTTCGAGGGTGACGACCTGGTCATCGCCGACGAGGTCCTCACCCCGGACTCGTCCCGCTTCTGGCCGGCCGACCAGTGGCAGCCGGGCCGCGCGCAGCCCTCGTACGACAAGCAGTTCGTGCGCGACTGGCTGACCTCCGCCGAGTCCGGCTGGGACCGGCACGGCGAGCAGCCCCCGCCGCCGCTGCCCCAGCACATCGTGGACGCGACCCGCGCGAAGTACGTCGAGGCCTACGAGCGCCTCACGGGCGTCGGCTGGGAGTGACGGAAAAGGCCCCGGTCGATGACCGGGGCCTTTCGATGGAGCGGACGACGAGGCTCGAACTCGCGACCTCAACCTTGGCAAGGTTGCGCTCTACCAACTGAGCTACGTCCGCAGTGCGCCGGTGTGAACGTTCTGTGGCGCGACGCCAACTATACCCAACCCCGCTCCCGTGCGAGCCGCACCGCGGCATGCCTGTTCTCCGTCCCGAGCTTGGAGACGGCCGACGACAGGTAGTTCCGTACCGTGCCCTGCGAGAGCGCGGCCCGCTCGGCGATCTCCGCGACGGGAGCCCCGTCGGCGGCGAGTTCGAGCACCTCCGCCTCGCGCGCGGTCAGCGGCGAGTCGCCGGCGGAGATCGCGTCGGCGGCCAACTCCGGGTCGACGTAACGGTTCCCGGCGTGCACCGTGCGGATGATCTCCGCGAGCCGCCGGGCGCTCACGGTCTTGGGGACGAACCCGCGCACACCTGCCGCAAGCGCCCGTTTGAGATGCCCCGGCCGTCCGTGACTCGTGACGATCAGCGCCCGGCAGTCGGGCAGTTCGGTCCGCAGGGATGTGGCGACCTTCACACCGTCCGCGCCCGGCATCTGCAGATCCAGGACGGCGACGTCCGGGCGGTGGGCCAGGGCCATCGCCAGCGCCTCCGGCCCGGTGGCCGCCTCGGCGACGATCATCAGGTCGTCCTCCAGGGAGAGCAGCGCGGCCAGGGCGCCCCGGATGAGGTGCTCGTCGTCGGCGAGCAGCACCCGCACCGTCATGAAGTGACCTCCTTCACAGCGCCCTTCCCGTTCAGCGGCACCTGCGCGACCACCCGGTACCCGCCCGTCCCGACGAACCCCGCCTGCAACGTCCCGTCGACCCTGAGCAGCCGCTCCCGCAGCCCGGCGAGCCCCGACCCGCCCCGGCCCCTGTCTTCCCGGCTCCTGTCTTCCCGGCTCCTGTCCTC
The window above is part of the Streptomyces sp. NBC_00425 genome. Proteins encoded here:
- a CDS encoding response regulator transcription factor; its protein translation is MTVRVLLADDEHLIRGALAALLSLEDDLMIVAEAATGPEALAMALAHRPDVAVLDLQMPGADGVKVATSLRTELPDCRALIVTSHGRPGHLKRALAAGVRGFVPKTVSARRLAEIIRTVHAGNRYVDPELAADAISAGDSPLTAREAEVLELAADGAPVAEIAERAALSQGTVRNYLSSAVSKLGTENRHAAVRLARERGWV
- a CDS encoding phosphoribosylaminoimidazolesuccinocarboxamide synthase is translated as MSGFVEKPEPLQVPGLVHLHTGKVRELYQNEAGDLVMVASDRTSAFDWVLPTEIPDKGRILTQLSLWWFDQLADLVPNHVLSTQLPGGAPADWAGRTLVCKSLRMVPVECVARGYLTGSGLVEYKESRTVCGLALPEGLVDGSELPAPIFTPATKAAVGEHDENVSYEEVARQVGADTAAQLRQATLAVYGRARDIARDRGVILADTKFEFGFEGDDLVIADEVLTPDSSRFWPADQWQPGRAQPSYDKQFVRDWLTSAESGWDRHGEQPPPPLPQHIVDATRAKYVEAYERLTGVGWE
- a CDS encoding N,N-dimethylformamidase beta subunit family domain-containing protein, with the translated sequence MGPGPGPKHTRRWESGALAHAVTDPFGQGPVPWLRGSETYFDDTGQVVPWYLDPNPVPGAAQGADGPRIPAPRSAPGSGTPRSADDVRRQIKGFVSTGAVAPGEAVDFHVTVDPPQEFSVDVYRIGHYDGEGAAKITTSPRLSGIVQPPPLTADRTVSCHHWWLSWRLQVPSYWNVGAYVAVLTTVDGYRSHVPFTVRDHRPADLLLVLPDVTWQAYNLYPEDGRTGASLYHAWDDDGRLLGEADAATTVSFDRPYAGAGLPLHVGHAYDFIRWAERYGYDVAYADARDLHVGAVDPTRYRGLVFPGHDEYWSTRMRRTVELARDSGTSLVFLSANSLYWQVELGPSPSGVPGRLLTCRKRRGPGRPVLWREIDRAEQQLIGIQYAGRVPEPHPLIVRNAGHWLWEATGAVEGDGIEHLVAGEADRYFPRTALPPHEERILLAHSPYSDSQGVSRHQETSLYRAPSGALVFASGTFAWSPALDRPGHADPRIQRATANLLDRICKRD